One window of the Candidatus Neomarinimicrobiota bacterium genome contains the following:
- a CDS encoding site-2 protease family protein produces the protein MLFRLPPEVLIMLIPVLLFALVFHEFSHGWVANKLGDPTAKYAGRLTLNPMAHLDMFGTLMILFVGFGWAKPVPVDSRYLANPRTDMMKIAFAGPAANLLLAFVGGTLIRMTGYMGSFTSMLMMFTQINIMLAVFNMIPIPPLDGSQIFSGLMIRKNPNLVYKLQTFGPQILMGLILFGMFTNISPIWMVMSPFVNFFMFLFAGM, from the coding sequence ATGCTATTTCGTTTACCGCCAGAAGTACTCATTATGCTGATTCCGGTGCTTTTATTTGCACTGGTTTTTCATGAATTTTCCCATGGATGGGTGGCTAATAAACTAGGCGACCCTACAGCCAAATATGCCGGCAGACTGACGCTGAACCCTATGGCACATTTGGATATGTTTGGTACACTCATGATACTTTTTGTGGGATTTGGCTGGGCCAAACCTGTCCCGGTGGATTCACGTTATTTGGCCAATCCCCGAACGGATATGATGAAAATCGCTTTTGCCGGTCCTGCAGCAAATTTACTATTGGCATTCGTAGGTGGTACATTGATCCGGATGACTGGTTATATGGGTTCCTTCACTTCGATGCTTATGATGTTTACCCAGATTAATATAATGTTGGCCGTATTCAATATGATTCCAATTCCACCATTAGATGGTTCCCAAATATTCTCAGGATTGATGATAAGGAAAAATCCGAATTTAGTTTATAAACTCCAGACCTTCGGCCCACAGATATTAATGGGCTTAATCTTATTTGGCATGTTTACCAATATTTCTCCCATTTGGATGGTGATGAGTCCATTCGTTAATTTTTTCATGTTCTTATTTGCTGGTATGTAA